One window from the genome of Paracoccus zhejiangensis encodes:
- a CDS encoding lytic transglycosylase domain-containing protein, with protein MLSLMRVLAIAGVTVLSACGGGQDRNYLADPSVTQAGLYPNETPELRASINRWSKHYGVPVELVHRVILRESDHRPGARNGPYYGLMQILPQTARTMGYQGPAEGLLNGDTNLQYAVKYLRGAYLVAQGDHDEAVGWYARGYYYEAKRMGLLEETGLRS; from the coding sequence TGCGCGTGCTGGCCATCGCCGGCGTGACCGTCCTTTCGGCCTGTGGCGGCGGGCAGGACCGCAATTACCTCGCCGATCCCTCGGTGACGCAGGCGGGGCTCTATCCGAACGAAACGCCCGAGCTGCGCGCCAGCATCAACCGCTGGTCCAAGCATTACGGCGTGCCGGTGGAACTGGTCCATCGGGTGATCCTGCGCGAATCCGACCATCGCCCCGGCGCGCGCAACGGCCCCTATTACGGGCTGATGCAGATCCTGCCGCAGACCGCGCGGACCATGGGCTACCAGGGCCCGGCCGAGGGGCTGCTGAACGGCGACACCAATCTGCAATACGCGGTGAAATACCTGCGCGGGGCCTACCTGGTCGCGCAGGGTGATCATGACGAGGCCGTGGGCTGGTATGCGCGCGGCTATTACTACGAGGCCAAGCGCATGGGCCTGTTGGAGGAGACCGGGCTGCGGTCCTGA